From Dioscorea cayenensis subsp. rotundata cultivar TDr96_F1 chromosome 13, TDr96_F1_v2_PseudoChromosome.rev07_lg8_w22 25.fasta, whole genome shotgun sequence, the proteins below share one genomic window:
- the LOC120274477 gene encoding LOW QUALITY PROTEIN: uncharacterized ATP-dependent helicase YprA (The sequence of the model RefSeq protein was modified relative to this genomic sequence to represent the inferred CDS: deleted 1 base in 1 codon), with translation MVEMERLIEIRCLDGQSTKVSISLNCSIADLKASLKESFIAAKKSSNFHLFFKGSKLRLESRIDSVSIDDGDFLVLVPFAKKTQVVSPRNDHPEEINTQSAATELGVMHEASHSAWKEIMNDLSSISEILPDDSMPTSFGALNNAGSSKNEVLRSESSGKESFKRRKKDTVMNCTLWDIFSSKSKNVFDRETCGKVLQLVESVNCLSDSPSGKCLLFEGSVKIADKAEECSCQFWLKKVLKTFTLLNIMYAFCQMEQKCMTLSVLKEELKHASIFGLDDLCISDVENLSRLCPKVVVILGKEKRMFAKSTFAIIISDSLTFLVDKPKLAVRSRAGRKPAAVSTSTIVNAIERRELLFKTDLWMTIKIYMEKTQSDTGIPLCCSLQDLLTYVDNHVDILKDSEVNLIKNRALASRCCEQTQLGPIEMIDHLRKGIGMRGQMVHVEKIDAKLPAYADFPDVLSENSRAALRSLGFSRLYSHQSAAIQASVTGKNVVVATSTSSGKSLCYNLPVVEHLSQNTSSCALYIFPTKALAQDQLRALLEMTRSLSVSFNIGIYDGDTSQEHRMWIRDNARLLITNPDMLHMSILPYHRQFQRILINLRFVVIDETHMYKGAFGCHSALILRRLRRICSHVHGSDPSFIFCTATSANPREHAMGLANLSTLELVQNDGSPSGPKYFVLWNPPLTVMKGSKHHNKSNHGSPHGEALTTRSSPILEISYLFAEMVQHGLRCITFCKTRKLSELVLCYTREILQVTAPALAGTICAYRGGYNPQDRRKIESDLFGGKLWGVAATNALELGIDVGHIDATLHLGFPGSIASLWQQAGRSGRRGRPSLAIYVAFEGPLDQYFMRFPNKLFQHPVEHVLVDADNEKVLEQHIACAALELPLCLEYDEYHFGSHLNNAIMNLKNKGSLVISPENLWSYIGPEEKPSRAFSIRMIESEKYKVIEKFSNEILEEIEDSRAFFQVYEGAVYMHQGKTYLVEALDLSLKVAFCLKADLKYFTKTRDYTDIHVIGGNLAYPQVKTTEPDKMATTAQANTCTVTTKWFGFYRIWRASNQIFDSVELNLPSFSYESQAVWIRVPPSIRKAVDIQKLPFRAGQHAASHALLNVVPLYLMCNASDLRSECANPHETRKIPERILLYDQHPGGIGISKKVQLLFRELLTASLELVTACSCSTNAGCPNCIQTLSCSEYNEVLDKKAAIIILKGVLEAETESLASKF, from the exons ATGGTGGAAATGGAGCGATTGATCGAAATCCGGTGTCTTGATGGCCAATCGACGAAGGTTTCGATCTCACTGAACTGTTCAATCGCTGATTTGAAGGCCTCGTTGAAGGAATCGTTCATCGCTGCCAAGAAATCTTCGAATTTTCATCTGTTTTTCAAG GGTTCTAAATTGAGATTAGAGAGTCGCATTGATAGTGTTTCGATTGATGATGGTGATTTTTTGGTTCTTGTGCCCTTCGCtaagaaaacacaagttgtATCACCTCGGAATGATCACCCAGAGGAGATCAATACCCAATCGGCAGCTACAGAGCTAGGCGTGATGCATGAGGCTTCCCACTCTGCTTGGAAAGAGATTATGAATGATCTTTCATCTATATCTGAAATCTTGCCAGATGATTCAATGCCGACTAGTTTTGGTGCATTAAACAATGCTGGTAGCTCAAAAAATGAAGTTTTAAGGAGTGAAAGCTCTGGTAAGGAATCTTTTAAAAGACGCAAGAAAGATACTGTTATGAATTGCACACTCTGGGATATATTCTCTTCTAAGTCAAAAAATGTGTTTGATCGAGAAACCTGTGGCAAGGTTCTTCAGTTGGTGGAATCAGTGAATTGTTTGTCAGATTCTCCGTCGGGTAAATGTTTGTTGTTTGAGGGTTCAGTTAAGATCGCAGACAAGGCGGAAGAGTGCAGTTGCCAGTTTTGGTTGAAGAAAGTTTTGAAGACCTTTACTTTGCTGAATATTATGTATGCTTTCTGTCAAATGGAACAGAAGTGCATGACTTTGTCTGTTTTAAAGGAAGAGCTCAAACATGCTAGCATTTTTGGACTTGATGATCTTTGTATTTCAGATGTGGAGAATCTTTCACGTTTATGTCCTAAg GTTGTAGTAATTCttgggaaagaaaaaagaatgttTGCAAAATCAACCTTTGCCATTATCATCAGTGATTCTTTAACATTCTTGGTAGATAAACCTAAACTTGCAGTTAGATCAAGGGCTG GTAGGAAACCTGCAGCGGTATCTACGTCAACCATTGTAAATGCTATAGAAAGAAGGGAGCTTCTGTTTAAAACTGATTTGTGGATgactataaaaatttatatg GAGAAAACACAGTCAGATACTGGCATACCTCTGTGCTGCTCTTTACAAGATCTTCTTACATATGTGGACAACCATGTTGATATTCTGAAAGATTCTGAAGTAAACTTGATTAAGAACAGAGCATTGGCCTCTCGATGCTGT GAACAAACCCAGTTGGGACCCATTGAAATGATTGATCATCTCAGAAAGGGCATTGGCATGCGTGGGCAG ATGGTGCATGTAGAAAAGATAGATGCAAAACTGCCAGCCTATGCAGATTTTCCGGATGTCTTGTCAGAAAACTCTAGAGCAGCACTCCGAAGCCTTGGATTTTCCAGGTTATATAGCCATCAG TCTGCAGCCATACAAGCTTCAGTTACTGGGAAAAATGTTGTTGTGGCAACGTCCACTTCAAGTGGAAAATCTTTGTGCTACAATCTTCCAGTTGTTGAGCACCTTTCTCAGAATACGTCATCATGTGCCCTTTATATATTTCCAACCAAG GCTTTAGCTCAAGATCAGCTTAGAGCGTTGTTGGAGATGACAAGGAGCTTAAGTGTTAGCTTTAATATTGGTATATATGATGGTGATACTTCCCAAGAACATCGTATGTGGATAAGGGATAATGCACGATTG TTGATTACCAATCCAGATATGTTACACATGTCAATCTTGCCATATCATAGACAGTTTCAACgaattttaataaatctcaG ATTTGTAGTGATTGATGAAACTCATATGTATAAAGGAGCATTTGGATGCCATTCAGCACTAATCTTAAGGAGACTGCGGAGGATATGCTCCCATG TCCATGGTAGTGATCCTTCCTTCATTTTCTGTACTGCAACG TCTGCAAACCCACGTGAGCATGCTATG GGGCTTGCCAACTTGAGTACATTGGAATTGGTTCAGAATGATGGAAGCCCTTCCGGtccaaaatattttgttttgtggaatCCTCCGTTAACAGTCATGAAG ggATCAAAGCACCACAACAAAAGTAACCATGGATCTCCACATGGAGAAGCTTTGACTACACGTTCGAG CCCAATTTTGGAGATCTCTTATCTTTTTGCTGAAATGGTTCAACATGGGCTGCGTTGCATCACGTTTTGTAAGACACGGAAACTCAGCGAACTAGTTCTATGCTATAC GCGTGAAATCCTTCAAGTGACTGCACCGGCTCTTGCTGGGACTATCTGTGCATATCGTGGTGGCTATAATCCTCAG GATAGACGGAAGATAGAGTCAGATCTGTTTGGGGGAAAGCTTTGGGGTGTTGCTGCGACAAATGCACTTGAGCTTGGTATAGATGTAGGACATATTGACGCAACTCTACATCTTGGTTTTCCTGGCAGTATTGCTAG CCTGTGGCAACAAGCTGGGAGGTCTGGAAGAAGAGGGAGACCGTCCCTGGCAATCTATGTTGCATTTGAAGGCCCACTGGATCAGTATTTCATGAGATTTCCCAATAAGCTTTTCCAACATCCAGTTGAGCATGTCCTTGTTGATGCTGATAATGAGAAG GTGCTAGAGCAGCACATTGCATGTGCTGCACTTGAATTGCCTTTGTGTTTAGAATATGACGAATACCATTTTGGGTCTCATTTAAATAATGCAATCATGAATTTGAAGAACAAAGGGTCTCTGGTTATTTCCCCGGAAAACTTATGGAGTTATATAGGACCAGAG GAAAAGCCATCTCGAGCATTCAGTATTCGAATGATAGAGTCTGAGAAGTACAAAGTCATTGAAAAGTTCAGCAATGAGATCCTTGAGGAAATTGAGGACAGCAGGGCCTTCTTTCAG GTCTATGAAGGAGCTGTCTACATGCACCAAGGCAAAACCTATCTGGTGGAAGCTTTAGATTTATCTTTAAAAGTTGCCTTCTGCTTGAAAGCTGACTTGAAGTATTTCACCAAGACACGAGACTACACAGACATTCATGTCATTGGAGGCAATCTT GCCTATCCACAAGTGAAGACAACTGAACCAGATAAAATGGCGACAACTGCTCAAGCAAATACTTGCACAGTAACAACCAAATGGTTTGGTTTTTATCGCATTTGGAGGGCGAGCAACCAGATATTTGATAGTGTTGAACTAAATCTACCTTCATTCTCATATGAATCACAg GCAGTTTGGATTCGTGTTCCGCCATCAATCAGAAAAGCAGTGGATATTCAAAAGCTCCCCTTCCGAGCTGGCCAGCATGCGGCTTCTCATGCTCTTCTTAATGTAGTCCCCTT GTACTTGATGTGCAATGCTTCTGATCTACGTTCAGAATGTGCAAATCCCCACGAAACCCGTAAAATTCCTGAAAGGATTTTGTTGTATGATCAACATCCTGGAGGCATTGGTATTTCGAAAAAG GTTCAGCTACTATTCAGAGAGCTCTTGACAGCTTCCTTGGAGCTTGTTACTGCATGCAGTTGCTCAACTAATGCCGGTTGTCCAAATTGCATACAA ACATTATCATGCAGTGAATACAATGAAGTTCTGGACAAGAAAGCTGCTATTATCATTCTTAAG GGAGTACTTGAAGCCGAAACAGAGAGTTTGGCTTCTAAGTTCTAA
- the LOC120274481 gene encoding nuclear transcription factor Y subunit B-3-like has product MADSDNESGGAKEQDRFLPIANVSRIMKKALPGNAKISKEAKETVQECVSEFISFITGEASDKCQREKRKTINGDDLIWAMTTLGFEEYVEPLKLYLQKFREMEGDKLGPGSAQQHKDSGNGGAIANNVNSMFMYGSGSSTSSAARQGRI; this is encoded by the coding sequence ATGGCGGATTCAGACAACGAGTCGGGAGGGGCGAAGGAGCAAGATAGGTTCTTGCCGATCGCCAACGTGAGCAGGATCATGAAGAAGGCGCTTCCGGGGAACGCGAAGATCTCCAAGGAGGCCAAGGAAACGGTGCAGGAGTGCGTGTCGGAGTTTATCAGCTTCATCACCGGCGAGGCCTCCGACAAGTGCCAGCGAGAGAAGCGGAAGACCATCAATGGCGATGACTTAATCTGGGCCATGACGACACTAGGGTTTGAAGAGTATGTGGAGCCTCTCAAGTTATATCTTCAGAAATTCAGAGAGATGGAAGGGGATAAGCTTGGACCTGGCTCAGCACAGCAGCACAAGGACTCTGGGAATGGCGGCGCCATTGCTAACAATGTGAATTCCATGTTCATGTATGGAAGTGGGAGCTCTACTTCTTCAGCTGCACGACAAGGAAGAATATGA
- the LOC120274479 gene encoding pollen-specific protein C13-like, whose amino-acid sequence MSLHWKNLFNKMNTFQSLKTPFMAMCLLLAMITVPAMSREMPIEFSSGELARIAGYGEERLSSVLVVGTLVCQPCSSPASDPFASPISGAKIRVGCKHEGKKKMEWIDGSTDEYGEFMVDIPSHLHAIPRLEDACKVRVFNVPKSSRCGNPNAMKRKAPKEIKLSSVGNSIRVYTAGTLKLNHGSSTKLRY is encoded by the exons ATGTCATTGCATTGGAAAAACCTATTCAACAAGATGAACACCTTCCAAAGCTTGAAAACACCATTCATGGCAATGTGTCTACTCCTTGCAATGATCACCGTGCCGGCGATGAGCCGAGAAATGCCTATAGAGTTCTCTAGTGGTGAGCTTGCTCGTATTGCCGGCTATGGCGAAGAGAGGCTCTCCTCCGTCCTCGTCGTCGGTACACTAGTTTGTCAACCTTGTTCTAGCCCTGCCTCAGATCCCTTTGCCTCCCCCATCTCCG GTGCAAAAATTAGAGTAGGGTGTAAacatgaaggaaaaaagaagatgGAATGGATTGATGGAAGTACAGATGAATATGGAGAGTTCATGGTGGACATTCCTTCTCACTTGCATGCAATACCAAGACTTGAAGATGCATgcaaagttagggtttttaacGTGCCAAAGAGCTCACGCTGTGGAAACCCTAATGCCATGAAGAGAAAAGCACCAAAAGAGATCAAGTTATCATCTGTTGGAAATAGCATCAGAGTTTATACTGCTGGTACACTGAAACTCAACCATGGATCATCAACCAAATTAagatattga
- the LOC120274480 gene encoding SNF1-related protein kinase regulatory subunit beta-2 produces MIMWSNGGKDVAVEGSWDDWKSKKKLKKSGKDFTIMKALPSGVYHYRFMVDGEWKHAPDVPWMIDQETGNVYNILDLQDFISEDLGSIASFEPPLSPDSSYSNTTLCSEDYAKEPPLVPLQLYPNLLNMSFNNVYNQSTLSRPQHVVLDHLYIQKTKNGQPVVALATTRRFKAKYVTVVLFKSLQN; encoded by the exons ATGATCATGTGGAGTAATGGTGGGAAAGATGTAGCTGTTGAAGGTTCTTGGGATGATTGGAAATCAAa aaaaaagttgaagaaatcaGGGAAGGATTTCACAATCATGAAAGCACTTCCATCTGGTGTTTATCACTATAGATTTATGGTTGATGGGGAATGGAAACATGCACCTGATGTTCCATGGATGATTGATCAAGAAACAGGCAATGTGTACAACATCTTGGATTTACAG GACTTCATTTCTGAAGATCTTGGAAGCATTGCTAGTTTTGAACCTCCATTGTCACCAGATTCAAGTTACAGTAATACTACTCTTTGTTCTGAAGATTATGCAAAAGAACCACCCTTGGTCCCTCTGCAGTTATATCCAAACCTTCTCAACATGTCATTTAATAATGTTTACAATCAATCCACACTGTCAAGACCTCAGCATGTTGTTCTTGACCATCTTTATATTCAGAAAACGAAGAACGGGCAGCCGGTCGTCGCTCTCGCCACCACCCGTCGGTTCAAAGCAAAGTATGTCACTGTTGTGCTGTTCAAATCCTTGCAAAATTGA
- the LOC120274455 gene encoding LOW QUALITY PROTEIN: omega-hydroxypalmitate O-feruloyl transferase-like (The sequence of the model RefSeq protein was modified relative to this genomic sequence to represent the inferred CDS: deleted 1 base in 1 codon) gives MAGGGGGGEVGFRVRRMEAEMVHGINDDNKEKNKYYYYYYLSNLDQNIAVVMKTVHVYKAVEGKSTEEVCRVMKDGLAKVLEYYYPCEGTLTVSQEGKLIVRCDGRGVPFVEAFADCDLDVLGDISIPDPEKLMKLVYQLPEHLNIFEAPLLTVQVTKFKCGGYVLGMAKNHCLSDGMAVVEFLRSWAEMARGIPLTVPPVLDRSIQQPRSPPKIEFHHDEFTEVEDVSNLTDLYKGEELQHRCFTFNVDKLTTLKEMAMQDGTVESCTSFVVLTAFTWRARTKALKMGPGQKTKLLFAVDGRRKMEPPLPAGFYGNGIVLVCCLCDAGELLDRPLSYAVEMVQNTIQNTTDGYIRSVIDYFEITRARPSLTGTLLITAWNRLGLRLSDFGWGEAAQTGPAELPQKEVAFFLPHAKELKSLVLVLGLPASCMNQFEELVENIGQ, from the exons ATggcaggaggaggaggaggaggagaagtaGGATTTAGAGTAAGAAGAATGGAAGCAGAGATGGTGCATGGTatcaatgatgataataaagaaaagaacaagtactactactactactacctCTCAAACTTAGATCAGAACATTGCAGTTGTGATGAAGACTGTGCATGTATACAAAGCAGTGGAAGGTAAGAGCACAGAGGAAGTTTGTAGGGTCATGAAGGATGGTCTTGCTAAAGTGTTGGAGTATTACTACCCTTGTGAAGGGACTCTTACTGTTAGCCAAGAAGGGAAGCTTATAGTAAGGTGTGATGGGAGAGGTGtgccttttgttgaggcttttgCTGACTGTGATCTTGATGTTTTGGGAGATATCTCCATTCCTGATCCTGAGAAACTTATGAAGCTTGTTTATCAACTCCCTGAACACCTTAACATCTTTGAAGCTCCTCTTCTTACTGTTCAG GTGACAAAATTCAAATGCGGAGGCTATGTATTAGGAATGGCTAAGAACCATTGCCTCTCCGATGGCATGGCGGTGGTCGAGTTTTTGCGATCATGGGCCGAGATGGCTCGGGGCATACCGTTAACCGTCCCGCCGGTACTAGACCGATCAATTCAACAGCCTCGGAGCCCTCCGAAGATTGAATTTCACCATGATGAGTTCACCGAAGTTGAGGATGTTTCAAACTTGACAGACCTTTACAAAGGTGAAGAATTACAACACCGGTGTTTCACATTCAATGTTGACAAATTAACTACTCTTAAAGAGATGGCAATGCAAGATGGCACGGTTGAGAGTTGCACTAGTTTTGTAGTGTTAACCGCGTTCACTTGGCGGGCTCGGACTAAGGCTTTGAAAATGGGTCCGGGTCAAAAAACAAAGTTACTATTTGCGGTGGATGGCCGGAGAAAAATGGAGCCACCGTTGCCGGCCGGGTTCTACGGCAATGGCATTGTGCTAGTATGTTGTCTATGTGACGCCGGAGAATTGCTCGACCGGCCCTTATCGTATGCGGTTGAAATGGTGCAAAATACGATACAAAACACAACCGATGGTTATATTAGATCGGTTATCGATTAC TTTGAAATTACAAGGGCTAGGCCTTCGTTGACGGGTACATTGTTGATTACGGCCTGGAACAGACTTGGATTACGATTATCTGACTTTGGGTGGGGTGAGGCCGCGCAAACCGGTCCGGCGGAGCTGCCGCAGAAAGAAGTGGCATTTTTCCTACCTCATGCTAAGGAGCTAAAGAGTCTAGTTCTTGTGCTAGGCTTGCCAGCTTCTTGCATGAATCAATTTGAAGAGCTCGTGGAGAATATCGGGCAGTAA